One Glycine max cultivar Williams 82 chromosome 6, Glycine_max_v4.0, whole genome shotgun sequence DNA segment encodes these proteins:
- the LOC102662301 gene encoding uncharacterized protein, producing MARNYSPRQAQIFAPIPMTYGEVLPSLIANQLAVVVPGKIFQPLFPKWYNPSATCAYHGGTPGHSVEQCLALKSKVQSLIEAGWLTFQEDGPNIKTNSLANQGGGAVNAIEVSRSHGPKLLKDVTTSRRFIYKALQKAGMIPRYGHREDSCLMHPGVLHDMETSSVVRDLLQQMIDQGRLEVGSEGAEEQHVYMQSADEEGPKKPKPLVIHFTRDTTPQRPQHPSTVSGGRPIPFPYENSRIVPWRYAPLGSRKEEATDISSLSAKVTNITGLSSITRSGRVFAPSGLPIQPANTKGKAKMTKGQNVKVIPTPDEDVPTKDFAEGREGCARVSLLELLMSFEPHRALLVKVLNEAHVAQDISVEGFGGIVNNITANNYLTFAEEEIPTEGRGHNRALHVSVKCMEHVMAKVLIDNGSSLNVMPKSTLEKFPFNASHLRSNSMVVRAFDGSRREVRGEIDLPVQIGPHTCQVTFRVMDINPAYSCLLGRPWIHSVGVVPSTLHQKLKFVVEGHLVIVSGEEDVLVMLGHGYEPGMGLGKNNGGRTSLKGRTKAKARGRDNEPKRLRRATSVGVSSDDESREGTNTGDPTVDFEQEASWMEEEEDEDVGLPPKLERIIAQEDREMRPHQEETEFIKMVPEDMQKTTFVTL from the exons ATGGCGAGGAACTATTCGCCAAGGCAGGCTCAGATTTTCGccccgatcccaatgacgtatgGGGAAGTCTTGCCATCTCTCATCGCCAACCAATTAGCTGTGGTGGTTCCGGGAAAGATCTTCCAGCCTCTGTTCCCAAAATGGTATAACCCTAGCGCAACTTGCGCATACCATGGGGGAACCCCAGGCCACTCGGTCGAACAGTGCTTGGCCTTGAAAAGCAAGGTCCAAAGCTTGATAGaagccggatggctgacttttcAAGAGGACGGGCCtaacataaaaacaaactcGCTTGCCAATCAAGGAGGGGGGGCGGTTAATGCCATCGAGGTGAGTAGGTCACACGGGCCCAAACTTTTGAAGGACGTAACGACCTCCAGAAGGTTTATCTACAAAGCCTTACAAAAGGCGGGCATGATTCCCCGCTACGGGCACAGAGAGGATTCATGTTTAATGCATCCAGGTGtactgcatgacatggaaacaagTTCAGTGGTAAGAGATCTATTACAACAAATGATAGACCAAGGCCGGCTTGAGGTCGGCAGTGAGGGGGCGGAGGAACAACATGTATACATGCAGTCGGCAGATGAGGAAGGTCCTAAAAAGCCTAAACCTTTGGTAATACACTTCACCAGGGACACGACTCCCCAAAGACCTCAACACCCCTCGACAGTGTCAGGCGGTAGACCTATTCCATTTCCTTACGAGAACAGTCGCATAGTTCCGTGGAGGTATGCCCCTCTGGGCAGTAGGAAGGAAGAAGCTACCGATATCAGTTCACTATCGGCCAAAGTGACCAATATCACCGGGCTGAGCAGCATAACCCGCAGCGGTCGCGTATTCGCACCCTCTGGCCTACCGATACAGCCCGCAAACACTAAAGGGAAAGCAAAGATGACTAAAGGACAAAATGTCAAGGTGATCCCCACACCGGACGAGGATGTTCCGACGAAGGATTTTGCCGAGGGAAGAGAGGGCTGCG CTAGAGTCTCCCTTCTGGAGCTGCTCATGAGCTTTGAGCCTCATCGAGCTTTGCTGGTAAAAGTCTTGAATGAAGCTCAcgtagcccaagacatctccgtCGAAGGATTTGGGGGGATCGTCAATAACATCACAGCCAACAATTACCTTACCTTCGCTGAAGAGGAAATCCCCACCGAGGGGAGAGGACATAACAGGGCTTTACAtgtgtcagtcaaatgcatggaacaCGTTATGGCCAAAGTACTCATCGACAACGGCTCAAGTCTGAATGTGATGCCCAAgagcacgttggagaaatttCCATTTAACGCCTCCCATCTAAGGTCGAATTCCATGGTGGTCCGTGCCTTTGATGGTAGCCGCCGAGAGgtaaggggagagatcgacctcccagtacagatagggCCTCATACCTGCCAAGTTACATTCCGAGTGATGGATATTAATCCGGCCTACAGCTGTCTTTTGGGACGTCCATGGATCCATTCAGTGGGAGTCGTCCCCtccacactccaccaaaagttgaagttTGTAGTGGAAGGACATTTGGTCATAGTATCAGGTGAGGAAGATGTCCTG GTGATGTTGGGGCACGgctacgagcccggaatgggtttgggcaagAACAACGGCGGTAGGACCAGCCTG aaaggaagaacaaaggcCAAGGCCCGCGGTCGGGACAACGAGCCAAAGAGACTCCGTCgtgccacatcagtaggagtTTC atccgacgacgagtcccgtgaaggtactaataccgggGACCCGACTgtcgatttcgagcaagaagCAAGTTGGATGGAGGAAGAAGAGGATGAGGATGTAGGGCTTCCCCCAAAGCTAGAGAGGATAATCGCTCAGGAGGATCGAGAGATGAGGCcgcatcaagaagagacagaattc ATAAAGATGGTGCCAGAGGATATGCAAAAGAccaccttcgtcaccctgtga